In the genome of Thiomicrospira aerophila AL3, one region contains:
- a CDS encoding LysE family translocator, which translates to MTLSLFISLSIALTLVAAAPGPGVIMTVTRTLQFGLIAGLLVVTGIVVMDLIVLIATLAGLNLLTLANQPGLLTLLMLLASLVLIVLGIQSWRRPIILQLDEGQASASHFMAGIAVSLTNPVLFYLAFLPAFIDIDALTLDDQIMLLALISGILTLVLGAYALLAAKLKIWLFEAHPERQRWLNRISASVLFVLAIGLIHSTITQ; encoded by the coding sequence ATGACGCTTAGTTTATTTATTAGCCTATCCATCGCCCTAACCCTGGTGGCGGCCGCACCTGGGCCAGGGGTGATCATGACCGTAACCCGCACCCTACAGTTTGGTTTAATCGCCGGACTACTCGTTGTTACGGGCATTGTTGTCATGGACTTAATTGTGTTAATAGCGACCCTGGCTGGCTTGAACCTACTCACTCTTGCCAACCAACCAGGCCTGCTGACCCTGTTAATGCTGCTCGCAAGCTTGGTGTTGATCGTCTTAGGTATTCAAAGTTGGCGACGACCGATCATTTTGCAACTGGATGAGGGACAGGCTTCAGCCAGCCATTTTATGGCTGGCATTGCGGTGAGCTTGACCAATCCAGTGCTGTTTTATTTAGCTTTTCTACCGGCTTTTATTGATATCGATGCCCTAACGCTTGATGATCAAATAATGTTACTGGCCTTAATTAGTGGCATCTTAACCCTGGTCTTGGGTGCTTACGCCCTACTGGCTGCCAAACTAAAAATATGGCTATTTGAGGCGCATCCAGAACGCCAGCGTTGGCTAAATCGTATCAGTGCCAGCGTGTTATTTGTGCTTGCAATTGGGCTTATTCACTCTACAATAACGCAATAA
- the ybgF gene encoding tol-pal system protein YbgF, with the protein MVKWLLLVTLLTPSVVLAQTLEQRVERLEEIASNPVTIQLGQRLDFQANEIAQIQDRLDRLVFQNQQLQRQLERHIEQASQRITQLEAQLQAAAQQGLLSEPNALAEQGELTLTIADEFSEQSELGLEQDATQTALDVSPTEVTLEFAPEQSGDINERELIVLDTSPQGEMQQAYDQAFALLGTGDYDAAQEALSAFIASYPNENLTADAYYWLGESWLIQQDFAQAIQAFQKVIEDFSDHPRYENALLRGADSLVGLNDLDQAITLYNRVIEQFPQSRAAQSAQDRLTRLQVLN; encoded by the coding sequence ATGGTCAAGTGGTTATTGCTGGTGACGCTACTGACACCGTCAGTTGTGTTAGCGCAGACATTGGAGCAGCGTGTTGAGCGCCTAGAAGAAATTGCCAGTAACCCGGTTACGATTCAATTAGGCCAGCGCTTGGACTTTCAAGCGAACGAAATTGCCCAAATCCAAGATCGTCTTGACCGCTTAGTGTTCCAAAATCAACAGCTACAACGACAACTGGAACGTCATATCGAACAAGCTAGCCAACGGATTACACAGCTTGAAGCGCAGTTGCAAGCTGCTGCTCAGCAAGGTTTACTCTCAGAGCCAAATGCACTCGCTGAGCAAGGTGAATTGACACTCACTATCGCTGATGAGTTTTCAGAGCAATCTGAGTTAGGCTTGGAGCAGGATGCAACGCAAACAGCCTTAGATGTGTCTCCCACTGAGGTGACGCTTGAGTTTGCACCTGAGCAATCAGGTGATATTAATGAGCGTGAATTAATTGTTTTAGACACATCACCACAGGGTGAGATGCAGCAAGCTTATGATCAAGCGTTTGCATTACTGGGTACAGGGGATTATGACGCTGCGCAAGAAGCGCTAAGCGCCTTTATCGCCAGCTATCCCAATGAAAATTTGACTGCGGATGCTTATTATTGGTTGGGCGAATCTTGGTTAATTCAACAAGACTTTGCACAGGCGATACAAGCCTTTCAAAAGGTTATCGAGGATTTTTCCGATCATCCGCGCTATGAAAATGCCTTGTTGCGCGGTGCCGATAGTCTAGTGGGTCTAAATGATCTAGACCAAGCCATCACGCTCTATAATCGAGTCATTGAACAATTTCCGCAAAGTCGTGCGGCACAAAGTGCTCAAGACCGCTTAACGCGCTTGCAGGTACTTAACTAA
- a CDS encoding OmpA family protein, which produces MNSVKVSLISVLAFSMVACSSLPEIDLSDEVPPVVEDRRAGGGLLENRGIEVVPLEGQAGFEALDLTDGQLPGLLPDEITAEMEPIVYFGFDQYTVDDKSLNVLRYYADVMLNNPSLTVKLEGHTDERGSPAYNLALGERRAIAVLDVMKAYGIGENRMMAISFGEERPAVFGQSEEAYSMNRRVELNFR; this is translated from the coding sequence ATGAATAGCGTAAAAGTTTCTCTTATTTCCGTGTTAGCTTTCTCAATGGTAGCCTGTAGCAGTTTGCCTGAAATTGACTTATCTGATGAAGTTCCGCCGGTTGTTGAAGATCGCCGAGCGGGCGGTGGCTTATTGGAAAATCGTGGTATCGAAGTCGTGCCTCTTGAAGGGCAAGCTGGTTTTGAGGCTTTAGATTTAACCGATGGCCAATTACCAGGCCTGCTGCCAGATGAGATAACCGCTGAAATGGAGCCCATTGTTTATTTTGGCTTTGATCAATACACAGTTGATGACAAGTCATTGAATGTATTGCGTTATTACGCTGACGTGATGCTTAATAACCCGAGCTTAACGGTTAAGTTAGAAGGACACACAGACGAGCGAGGTAGCCCAGCGTATAACCTAGCTTTAGGTGAGCGCCGTGCCATTGCGGTTTTGGATGTGATGAAAGCCTATGGTATTGGAGAAAATAGAATGATGGCCATTTCATTTGGTGAAGAACGTCCTGCCGTGTTTGGTCAAAGTGAAGAAGCCTACTCAATGAATCGTCGCGTTGAGTTAAACTTTAGATAG
- the queC gene encoding 7-cyano-7-deazaguanine synthase QueC, protein MADQTAVILLSGGLDSVTLLALARSEGYQCHTLSFAYGQRHTAELAAAANLSTQYGAKSHRVVPIDLGSIGGSALTDHSLSVPVDGVTDQIPITYVPARNTIFLAYALAVCEVLEAQALFVGVNAVDYSGYPDCRPEFIAAFQTLANLATKAGVEGHGVEVKTPLIALSKAEIIKLGVGLGVDYSQTVSCYSADEQGRACGLCDSCRLRKQGFAQAGLVDPTRYQA, encoded by the coding sequence ATGGCTGATCAAACTGCGGTTATTCTGTTATCAGGTGGTTTAGATTCTGTCACCCTACTAGCGCTAGCGCGAAGTGAAGGTTATCAGTGTCATACACTGAGCTTTGCGTACGGGCAACGTCATACGGCGGAGTTAGCGGCGGCGGCTAATCTTTCTACGCAATATGGTGCTAAGTCACATCGGGTTGTGCCGATCGATTTAGGTAGCATCGGGGGCTCAGCCTTGACTGACCATAGTTTATCTGTGCCAGTAGATGGGGTGACCGATCAAATTCCAATTACTTATGTCCCTGCACGTAATACGATATTTTTAGCCTATGCATTAGCGGTTTGTGAGGTTCTCGAGGCGCAAGCCTTATTTGTTGGGGTCAATGCAGTTGATTATTCAGGCTATCCTGATTGTCGTCCGGAGTTTATTGCGGCTTTTCAAACCCTCGCTAATTTGGCGACCAAAGCAGGCGTTGAAGGCCATGGGGTAGAGGTAAAAACACCTCTCATTGCCTTGTCAAAAGCCGAGATTATCAAACTAGGGGTCGGCTTGGGGGTTGATTACAGTCAAACGGTGTCTTGTTATAGTGCTGATGAGCAAGGTCGTGCGTGTGGATTATGTGATTCCTGTCGTTTACGCAAACAGGGTTTTGCCCAGGCAGGCCTGGTTGACCCGACTCGATACCAGGCTTAA
- a CDS encoding 3'-5' exonuclease, with translation MSDYKVDGFAATLEQVAIIEAAMAGKSFAVPAFAGTSKTATLNAIAQHQPFKKTLYLAFNKAIAQEAQALFPNWVECRTAHSLAYRYVVQPSQAMLQKLRAGGGFIPFQDIEAYAEKTANWPTFGRSRFQINLAISETLSGFCNSADSEPDASHAPESLQEWLRTLKPHEQSAFLTPLIASVRALAQAMFDEAHPCAITHDGYLKLFQLRRPQLNYQLLFLDEAQDTNQVLKALLTQQQAQKIWVGDQHQQIYTWRKASASLLGEPKQHYPLTQSFRFGQHIAKLANLLLQQTGEQRELKGLSQDYPVNTHFDPYAAYTVLCRTNAKVFEVAEFCIERKITFEINGGLDQVAKLIESAFALYQGKLQQVKVSDLAIFTSWQEFTQVADEAQKNEWKNIIKFVETHREQTLARIARLHQHCASGSRQASQVFISTVHKAKGLGFEQVLLASDFEAPEVDAPDYQEQLNVLYVAITRAKKVLKLPKALNQFFAKLAEQQAVQPKSRSKRLA, from the coding sequence ATGAGCGATTATAAAGTTGATGGATTTGCCGCCACGCTAGAGCAAGTGGCGATTATTGAGGCTGCTATGGCAGGCAAAAGTTTTGCGGTGCCTGCCTTTGCCGGCACCAGTAAAACGGCTACGCTTAATGCTATAGCGCAACACCAGCCGTTTAAAAAGACCCTTTATCTCGCCTTTAACAAAGCGATAGCGCAAGAAGCGCAAGCCTTATTTCCTAATTGGGTGGAGTGTCGAACAGCGCATAGTCTAGCTTATCGTTATGTCGTGCAACCCAGTCAGGCTATGTTGCAAAAGTTGCGTGCCGGCGGCGGTTTTATTCCCTTTCAAGATATTGAGGCCTATGCTGAAAAGACAGCTAATTGGCCCACCTTTGGACGTAGTCGTTTTCAAATAAATCTAGCCATTAGTGAAACCCTGAGTGGTTTTTGCAATTCTGCGGATAGTGAACCCGATGCCTCTCATGCCCCTGAGTCGCTGCAAGAGTGGTTACGAACGCTCAAGCCACATGAACAAAGCGCATTCTTAACCCCGCTGATTGCCAGTGTACGTGCGCTTGCTCAGGCCATGTTTGATGAGGCCCATCCTTGTGCAATTACCCATGATGGCTATTTGAAGCTGTTTCAGTTACGTCGTCCGCAATTAAATTATCAGCTGTTATTTTTAGATGAAGCCCAAGATACCAATCAGGTGCTTAAGGCTTTGCTGACACAGCAACAGGCGCAAAAAATTTGGGTGGGTGATCAGCATCAGCAAATTTATACCTGGCGTAAAGCCAGCGCTAGTTTATTAGGCGAGCCTAAACAACATTATCCACTGACGCAATCCTTTCGTTTTGGGCAGCATATTGCCAAGCTAGCCAATTTACTGTTGCAGCAAACGGGTGAGCAGCGTGAATTAAAAGGCTTATCTCAAGACTATCCTGTGAACACGCATTTTGATCCTTATGCCGCTTATACCGTGCTATGTCGTACCAATGCTAAGGTGTTTGAAGTGGCCGAGTTTTGTATTGAACGTAAAATTACCTTTGAAATTAATGGTGGATTGGATCAAGTCGCAAAATTGATTGAATCTGCTTTTGCGCTCTATCAGGGTAAATTACAGCAGGTGAAGGTCAGTGATTTGGCGATTTTTACCAGTTGGCAAGAGTTTACTCAGGTGGCGGATGAGGCGCAGAAAAATGAATGGAAGAATATTATTAAATTTGTTGAAACGCATCGAGAGCAAACACTAGCGCGTATTGCACGTTTGCATCAACACTGTGCGTCAGGGTCACGCCAAGCATCACAGGTATTTATTAGTACGGTGCACAAAGCAAAGGGCTTGGGCTTTGAGCAGGTACTCTTAGCATCAGATTTTGAGGCGCCAGAGGTGGATGCGCCCGATTATCAAGAGCAACTGAATGTGCTTTATGTTGCCATTACGCGCGCTAAAAAAGTGCTTAAGTTACCCAAAGCACTCAATCAGTTTTTTGCTAAATTGGCTGAACAACAAGCGGTTCAGCCAAAATCTAGGTCTAAAAGGCTGGCTTAA
- the tolB gene encoding Tol-Pal system beta propeller repeat protein TolB, which produces MRYSAMRQKIASWSAGLVMLFASQFVHANLVIEITEGFENAIPIAVVPFSVEGRGAAPQDVGEIIQNNLRRSGRFAPVATNRLPQRPVTLDGVIFEQWQRLDVDHLIMGQLSLRPDGSYDIDVRLVDVLRRQQIIGKRYQQIPANLLRQAAHQISDELYYELTGVWGAFNTRLAYVTVREQGNERNYSLDVSDSDGHNPRTILRSRMPIMSPRWSPDGRHIAYVSFEAGRSIIVLQSLDGSQREVLAEFNGINSTPVWSPDGRQMAMTLSKDGSANLYIMNLANRQLRQVTNHPAIDTEPSWSPEGDALYFNSDRRGQPQIFKLDLATNVVTRVSFEGRYNASPMVSPNGRHLAMVHANNGFNIGIMDLSNGDFRQVTRTSLAESPSFAPNSDMLVYATNNRGRGELAVISVDGRASQVLRVQDGQVREPAWGPYLTPPRMR; this is translated from the coding sequence ATGCGTTATAGCGCTATGCGACAAAAGATTGCAAGCTGGTCAGCAGGCCTGGTAATGCTATTTGCAAGCCAGTTTGTCCACGCCAATTTGGTTATTGAGATTACCGAAGGGTTTGAAAATGCCATTCCGATCGCTGTGGTGCCATTTAGTGTTGAAGGGCGGGGTGCCGCGCCACAGGATGTTGGTGAGATTATTCAAAATAACCTGCGTCGCAGCGGTCGCTTTGCACCTGTTGCAACGAATCGTTTACCCCAGCGTCCAGTCACCCTTGATGGTGTTATTTTTGAGCAATGGCAGCGACTTGATGTTGATCATTTGATTATGGGGCAATTGAGTCTTCGTCCAGATGGTAGCTATGATATTGATGTGCGTTTAGTGGATGTGTTGCGCCGTCAGCAAATTATCGGTAAACGTTATCAGCAAATTCCAGCTAACCTTTTACGTCAAGCAGCACATCAGATTTCTGATGAACTTTATTATGAGTTAACTGGGGTTTGGGGAGCGTTTAATACTCGATTAGCCTATGTTACGGTCAGAGAACAAGGTAATGAGCGCAATTATTCGCTCGATGTGTCTGATTCAGATGGCCACAACCCTCGTACGATATTGCGTAGCCGTATGCCTATTATGTCGCCACGTTGGTCACCTGATGGTCGTCATATTGCCTATGTGTCGTTCGAAGCAGGTCGCTCAATTATCGTACTGCAAAGTTTGGATGGCAGTCAGCGTGAAGTCTTAGCTGAATTTAATGGCATTAACAGTACACCGGTTTGGTCTCCAGATGGCCGCCAAATGGCGATGACCTTGTCTAAAGATGGCAGTGCTAACCTCTATATTATGAATTTAGCTAACCGCCAATTGCGTCAAGTCACCAATCATCCAGCCATTGATACTGAGCCTAGTTGGAGTCCAGAGGGCGATGCGCTCTACTTTAACTCGGATCGTCGCGGACAACCACAGATTTTTAAATTGGATTTAGCGACCAATGTGGTGACACGGGTCTCTTTTGAAGGACGTTATAATGCCAGCCCGATGGTATCGCCAAACGGGCGTCATTTGGCAATGGTGCATGCAAATAACGGTTTTAACATTGGTATTATGGATCTTAGCAATGGTGACTTCAGACAGGTAACACGTACCAGTCTTGCTGAGTCACCCAGTTTTGCACCTAATAGTGATATGCTTGTGTATGCTACTAATAATCGCGGTCGCGGCGAGCTCGCGGTAATTTCGGTTGATGGGCGTGCATCACAGGTGCTAAGAGTTCAGGATGGTCAAGTACGTGAGCCTGCTTGGGGTCCTTACTTGACACCACCAAGAATGCGTTAA
- a CDS encoding sodium:solute symporter family protein: MLITFTALYLFVAIVIGLLAATKVKNMGDYVSAGRSLPIWMVTAMVFAIWFGAETVLGVPAEFLQDGLGGIIADPFGAALCLILFGVFLARKLYRMNLLTLGDFYRIRFNRNVELIASVAIAVSYLGWVSAQIMALGIVFNVLSDGSISVFNGILIGTGVVLIYTLFGGMWSVAVTTFVQMIVIVLGLLFIAWYLSGMTGGVMPVIEHAAQAERFVFMPDLNTIAMLAFMSALLTMGLGSIAQQDVFQRANTAKNESIAAWGTISGGLIYLVFAAVPIFLGYSAFLINPDLVNHFMAIDAQLVLPYLVKEHLPLYAQVIFYGALLSVIMSTASATMLAPSVIISENILKDFIKGLSDRYLLLLTRGVVIAFALLVAIYTLWSLEQETSIHKMVENAYKVTLVVAFVPLVAGLYWKKASNGGALLGIALGVVTWLSLEYLFPGLEESLPAHFIGFFMAIAGMILGSYLWPKKPAPEAVQPDDNVTPISPAQPG, translated from the coding sequence ATGTTAATTACCTTTACGGCGTTGTATTTATTTGTGGCTATTGTGATTGGTTTGTTAGCCGCAACCAAAGTCAAAAATATGGGCGATTACGTATCGGCCGGGCGCAGCTTACCGATATGGATGGTAACGGCGATGGTGTTTGCAATCTGGTTTGGCGCTGAAACGGTGTTAGGGGTGCCGGCAGAGTTTTTACAGGATGGGCTAGGGGGCATTATTGCCGATCCCTTTGGCGCTGCCTTATGTTTAATATTATTCGGGGTGTTTCTAGCGCGTAAACTCTATCGCATGAATCTGTTAACCCTTGGCGACTTTTATCGCATTCGCTTCAATCGTAATGTTGAGTTGATTGCATCAGTGGCGATTGCAGTGTCCTATTTGGGTTGGGTGTCGGCACAGATTATGGCGCTGGGCATTGTGTTTAACGTGCTGTCAGATGGTTCTATCAGTGTTTTTAACGGCATTTTAATTGGCACAGGTGTGGTACTCATCTATACACTATTCGGTGGTATGTGGTCCGTTGCGGTGACGACCTTTGTGCAGATGATTGTGATTGTACTAGGCCTGCTATTTATCGCTTGGTACTTGTCTGGAATGACTGGTGGGGTGATGCCGGTCATTGAGCATGCTGCCCAGGCTGAACGTTTTGTGTTTATGCCTGATTTAAATACCATTGCAATGCTGGCATTTATGTCAGCGTTGCTGACAATGGGCTTGGGCTCAATTGCTCAACAAGACGTGTTTCAACGTGCAAACACGGCAAAGAATGAATCGATTGCGGCCTGGGGTACCATTAGTGGCGGGTTGATTTATTTGGTGTTTGCTGCTGTGCCTATTTTCTTGGGCTATTCGGCGTTCTTAATTAATCCAGACTTGGTTAATCACTTCATGGCAATAGATGCCCAGTTAGTCTTGCCTTATTTGGTGAAAGAGCATTTACCTTTGTATGCCCAGGTTATTTTTTATGGTGCCTTATTATCAGTGATTATGTCTACCGCCTCGGCAACCATGTTGGCGCCTTCGGTGATTATTTCTGAGAACATCTTAAAAGACTTCATCAAAGGCTTAAGCGATCGTTATTTATTATTGCTAACCCGTGGTGTGGTGATTGCGTTTGCATTGCTAGTCGCCATTTATACGCTTTGGTCGTTGGAACAAGAAACGTCTATTCATAAGATGGTTGAAAATGCTTACAAAGTCACCCTGGTGGTGGCATTTGTCCCTTTAGTAGCGGGACTGTATTGGAAGAAAGCCAGTAATGGCGGTGCGCTGTTAGGGATTGCTTTGGGCGTGGTCACTTGGTTAAGTTTAGAATATTTGTTTCCAGGTCTAGAAGAGAGCCTGCCGGCACACTTTATTGGTTTCTTTATGGCCATCGCGGGTATGATTTTGGGGTCCTATTTGTGGCCGAAAAAACCAGCACCCGAAGCGGTTCAACCCGACGATAATGTGACACCGATATCCCCAGCTCAGCCTGGATGA
- the ygfZ gene encoding CAF17-like 4Fe-4S cluster assembly/insertion protein YgfZ has translation MINNDWQTFLTAQQATLNEQGAITALQFPELERTILTHGPALTSLAHDALLEVSGDDALSFLNGQFTNDIKLVSEDQACYSAYCDPKGQVLAIMLVFKMGDNYYLSFDGSLKDTIQKRLQMFIMRSKVTLVDVSQNWIKIGYAGQFADLEIQRRLDVKLKKLLNTAQAKDEGFPDLTLIKVPGPYHSYEIFAPVATAEKAWDALKRNGEATNYLDWRLLKILAGIPSVSAQTSGQFIAQFLNLDKLEQINFKKGCYPGQEIIARLHYRSQPSKRMFRLKLAQLVDLEPGSELSLIDDNEKKHKFEVVSATADIFSGTQVLAVATVKSLEVAIGQLQSEATGLVTIEPHPYPMVSVED, from the coding sequence ATGATCAATAATGACTGGCAGACCTTTTTAACCGCTCAACAAGCCACACTAAACGAACAGGGTGCGATTACAGCATTACAGTTTCCTGAACTAGAGCGGACTATCCTAACCCATGGTCCAGCATTAACCAGCCTTGCCCATGATGCGCTGCTTGAAGTCAGTGGCGACGACGCGCTCAGTTTTTTAAATGGTCAATTTACCAATGACATAAAACTCGTTAGCGAGGACCAGGCCTGCTATAGCGCCTACTGTGACCCAAAAGGTCAGGTTCTTGCGATCATGTTAGTTTTTAAAATGGGCGACAATTATTATCTAAGCTTCGACGGCAGCCTCAAGGACACCATCCAAAAGCGTCTACAGATGTTTATTATGCGCTCCAAAGTGACGCTAGTTGATGTCAGTCAAAACTGGATCAAAATCGGCTATGCAGGCCAGTTTGCCGATTTAGAAATCCAGCGTCGTTTGGATGTGAAATTAAAAAAATTGCTTAATACGGCCCAAGCAAAAGATGAAGGCTTTCCCGACCTAACCTTGATTAAGGTACCCGGACCCTATCATAGTTATGAAATTTTTGCACCCGTTGCCACGGCCGAAAAAGCCTGGGATGCACTTAAACGCAATGGTGAAGCTACCAACTACCTTGATTGGCGCTTGCTAAAAATCTTGGCCGGCATCCCCAGTGTCAGTGCACAAACGTCAGGGCAGTTTATTGCCCAGTTTTTGAATCTAGATAAGCTTGAGCAAATCAATTTCAAAAAAGGTTGTTATCCCGGGCAGGAAATTATTGCGCGCTTACATTATCGCAGCCAACCCAGCAAACGCATGTTTCGCTTGAAGCTCGCCCAATTGGTTGATCTTGAACCGGGTTCAGAGTTGAGTCTAATAGACGACAATGAGAAAAAACATAAGTTTGAAGTCGTCTCGGCCACCGCTGATATTTTTAGCGGCACACAGGTACTGGCTGTCGCTACGGTTAAATCACTTGAAGTCGCAATAGGCCAACTTCAAAGCGAAGCAACAGGCCTGGTCACTATCGAACCCCACCCTTATCCGATGGTATCTGTTGAAGATTAA
- a CDS encoding chemotaxis protein CheW, with product MSRNQQEFLTFFLGPEQYAINILCVQEIRGWHEPDPLPNVPDYVRGVIDLRGTLVPVIDLRTKFKLDAPFTVTTVVIVVQMGQGDDARTLGLVVDAVSDVKTFDTENLQPAPDISAGVDQQYILGLTTITDAQQKPTMVILLDLEKLIAESLLNQLAHV from the coding sequence ATGAGTCGCAACCAACAAGAATTTTTAACCTTTTTCCTGGGGCCTGAACAATACGCCATCAATATTTTGTGTGTACAAGAAATTCGTGGCTGGCATGAGCCTGATCCTTTGCCTAATGTTCCGGACTATGTGCGTGGGGTCATCGATTTGCGTGGTACGTTGGTTCCGGTGATTGATTTACGAACAAAATTTAAACTTGATGCGCCATTTACGGTAACCACGGTGGTAATAGTGGTACAAATGGGTCAAGGCGATGATGCAAGAACACTGGGGCTAGTAGTGGATGCCGTGTCCGATGTAAAAACCTTTGATACTGAAAATCTTCAACCTGCTCCGGATATTTCTGCTGGGGTTGACCAGCAATATATTCTTGGTTTAACCACCATTACCGATGCCCAGCAAAAACCGACGATGGTCATCTTACTAGACTTAGAAAAGCTCATTGCGGAAAGCCTGCTGAATCAGTTGGCGCATGTTTGA
- a CDS encoding protein adenylyltransferase SelO: MSAFTPFQQPFCQLGSTFFRHCQPEPLVNAHWIARNDALIAQHAIAFDDKTLLNLASGLLDDSLAPIAQKYTGHQFGYYNPDLGDGRGLLLGQGSHYLGISYDWHLKGAGRTPFSRGGDGRAVLRSCIREYLASEAMAGLGIPTSRALSVVSNQETVWREGPEPRAALLRLTPSHIRFGHFEWAAEVGADASKQLADYVIAQHFVHLADSPNPYAALLRQIVVSTAQLIAKWQSVGFNHGVMNTDNFSILGETFDYGPYGFLDDCQIGYICNHSDHAGRYAYNEQPQIGLWNCQVLAASFANLIPSEATRSAIMNDYVTEYNNHYIHLMRQKLGLAQTHPNDKELVAKLIILMDKHRLDWSCTWRELAQNFEAQQASQLSDYQAWWRDYQARLDFETSSENDRKMLILNNNPQLILRNYIAQEAIDKAESGDCQWVDSLRQALQNPFEVAEEWQAYCARPSLSQKGLRLSCSS; the protein is encoded by the coding sequence ATGTCAGCTTTTACGCCCTTTCAACAACCCTTTTGCCAACTAGGCTCAACATTCTTTCGACACTGTCAGCCTGAACCGCTCGTTAACGCCCACTGGATAGCCCGCAATGACGCGCTGATTGCACAACACGCCATCGCTTTCGACGACAAAACCCTACTTAATCTAGCCAGTGGACTCCTTGACGATTCGCTTGCGCCTATCGCGCAAAAATACACGGGGCATCAGTTTGGATACTACAACCCCGATTTAGGTGATGGTCGCGGCCTATTATTAGGACAAGGATCACACTACCTTGGCATTTCCTATGATTGGCATTTAAAAGGGGCTGGCCGCACCCCTTTTTCACGTGGCGGTGACGGTCGTGCAGTACTCCGCTCATGTATTCGAGAATATTTGGCGAGTGAGGCTATGGCCGGACTTGGCATTCCAACCAGTCGCGCGTTAAGCGTGGTGAGCAATCAGGAAACCGTGTGGCGTGAAGGACCGGAACCCCGTGCTGCACTGCTGCGGTTAACCCCAAGTCATATTCGCTTTGGTCATTTTGAATGGGCTGCTGAAGTTGGTGCCGATGCCAGTAAACAACTGGCTGATTACGTTATTGCCCAACATTTTGTTCATTTAGCTGATTCACCCAACCCCTATGCAGCATTGCTACGCCAAATTGTAGTCAGCACGGCCCAGCTTATTGCTAAATGGCAAAGCGTTGGCTTTAATCACGGTGTCATGAATACCGACAACTTTTCAATCTTAGGCGAAACCTTCGATTATGGCCCCTACGGATTTTTGGATGATTGTCAGATAGGTTACATTTGTAATCACTCTGACCATGCGGGCCGATATGCCTACAACGAACAACCACAAATAGGTTTATGGAATTGCCAAGTGTTAGCTGCCAGCTTTGCCAACCTGATTCCAAGTGAGGCTACGCGTAGCGCCATTATGAATGATTATGTCACCGAATATAACAACCACTATATCCATTTAATGCGCCAAAAACTTGGCTTGGCTCAGACTCATCCAAATGACAAAGAGTTAGTCGCAAAACTGATTATTTTAATGGATAAGCACCGGCTGGATTGGAGCTGCACTTGGCGTGAATTGGCACAAAATTTTGAGGCCCAACAAGCTAGTCAACTCAGCGATTACCAGGCCTGGTGGCGGGACTATCAAGCAAGACTAGACTTTGAAACGTCATCAGAAAATGACCGCAAAATGTTAATTTTAAACAACAATCCTCAGCTTATTTTACGCAATTACATCGCACAAGAAGCAATCGACAAAGCAGAATCAGGCGACTGCCAATGGGTAGATTCATTACGCCAAGCCTTGCAGAACCCCTTTGAGGTAGCAGAAGAATGGCAAGCCTATTGTGCTCGCCCAAGTCTCAGCCAAAAAGGTTTACGGCTCAGCTGCTCTTCTTGA